The genome window CACTCACTCGGCTTCGAATCAGAGAAGACCGAGAGCGTTGACCACATCCTTGGTATTCTTCAGCAGATCATGATTCCTAGAAATCGTTATAGTCCTCGAACCCCCCTTCATCCTCACCTCGATCTGGGTAGTCCGCTCATCAATCATCTTAAGATCATTAGGGTCCATGTCAGAACCAGATTCGTCGCCCTCGTCGACGGAACCCTTGCCTTTGTCCCCATCGGCAGAAGAAGCATCCCTTGTTGGCCCAGAGGAAGAGGCCTCCTCTTACCCTAAAGGCACGATGTTATCACCCAATGTCCCCTACACTAACTTCTCCTCCTCGGGATGCGAAAGCTCACCCACATTGGTCTCTTCTAACTAAGGGGCCTCATAGATCACCCCATTATCATCCCTAATATGTATCGTCACCGTCTCCCATACCATGACCCATCCCCTAATGAGTCGACGACCGAGGTAACCCCTCCTCCTAAATCCAAAACCTTCCTTTTGCGGGGCCTCAGGTCCACGTCACATTGAGAGACCTCGTTATCTTCGTTGATGAGTGAAAAAAAGGGAGGAACGGGCGCAGCAGCTGAAACGAGGCGGAGGCAGAACGCGTAGCGAACCTTCTCCTCTTGAATGAGGGAACATGCACCATGTTCCTTCTTGTAGCCCCCCTGATGGAACCTAGAGAAAACAAAAAAAGTAAGCACGGCGACGAAAACCAATACGAGTACGACGACGACTATAAGAAGGAAATCACCTGTCGAAGGGAGTGTCAGTTTGAACTTCTGAAAGAAGCTCGGCCAATCACGGATCCCCACGGTGCAGGGGAGAACTTGCCTGACCCAATCGTTGAGGTACGTCACTAATTGAACAGGTCGACCAGTGGCTGCAAAAAAAAAGATTACTCAACCAGCTCGGGATGAACAAAATATTTGAAAGGGTAAAAGCAAAAACACTAATACTTACGAGTATAGTTCCAGGCCTTGGTGAAACCAGTAACATCAGCTACGACAACCTCGGTCTTGATGATGAAATAATCGAGCCAAAACTGCTAGTTACCTTTATCATCCATTTTCACAACCAAATATTTGCCCCCACGGTGTCGAAGATTCAACATCATTCCTCGATTAAAATGGGGTGCTAAAAGATGCACCAAGTGACACACCTTGACCTCGACTATGGCCAGTTAGACAAACTTTGACAACATCTTAATCATTTTGTAAACATAGGGGGCGAGCTGAACAGGGCAAACATTGTAATGGTGACAAAATTCCTCCACCAGTGGAAGGAGGGGGGACGAATAACCGATGGAGAATGGGTAGGTATAGAGAGCACAATACCCAGGACGGTGGATGTGTACTTCGTCACTACCAGTGGGAACTTGCTCCACGTGGTCAGGAAGGCAAATTTGGTTTTGAACTCAGCCAAGTGTCTGGCCGTCATCGTGGATTGGAATTTCTAGGTCATCACTTCCGGCGGCCATTGGAGGTCAGGTTTGGCATCAGGATAATGGGGGACGATCTCCTCCACTGAAGGGAGAGCCTCCTCCTCAGTGGCGGCGGCAGTGTCTTCCCCTTGAACGGGAAATACAACAGCCATGGGAATGAAATGGTTCTCTTCATTTACATCAGAGGGAAGGTTCGACATGGTTATGGAAGTTGAGAAAAGTGAAGAGAGCAAAACTGGAAATATGAAGAACTATTacgaaacaaaagaaagaaattgaAAGAAGAAGTTTAGAGAATGTAAAGTTTGAATTCTAGTGAAGCTACCCCCTTTTATTGAGAAAAGGGCACCGAACCCGAAATGATTCGTCATAATTGTCACTAGAATCAAAATGGCAGAGCCAATCAGGGGCCGCACTTGAATCGACACAACGGGCCGGGAACCGACGTCATCATGATGAATGACGTCATGAGGTCACATCTTCCCTTTGACAAGATGGTTCCATTAAATCACccagaaaatttaagatttgagatATATGATCCGCGAAGTGCCACGTCGCCTGTTTTTCACAATGACCATGACCGTTGTTATCCGCTCATTGAACTCGTCCACTGGGATGACCTCaacaagcggagggactaactataTATGCTAAAAATGATCATAATTATATGTAGATCAAATAGATATTAAGAAAGCCTTTGAAGTCTGCCACGTGTCGTCAACATGATACAATGATTTGGATTCAAAAGGGCGATGTCATGAGAAAATAACATGTCACCGTGGAGGTCGAGATGGCTCTACAAAGGATGAGGACGAAGACGAGAATTCCTTCTATTAAAGTAGTAACGGCTAGTTCTGTGTTAATCGTTCCCCAGagaatattcctcgtaattgtACTATTTAGGATTTTGTAGTCGATGTacccttataaatagaaagatatGTAGTCATAGATAGGATTGGACACTCATTGTAAAAAATAACATATTGACATTCTCCGAAGATTCTTACTTTATCATACACATACAAAGTCCACATTTTTCTCGGATCTTTATCTATCCTTTCTCCCACGATCAAAGAAGGATCCTAATATTCAAAGGCTTATCATTATTTATCCTTGTCAGAAGAAATATTAGGGAATCTCACCCTTTTCGGGTGACCCGAATCCATTTATAtacttaaatatcatttattgttatttattgttatcTTCCATATTCTTGGATCATTGATTATACCGTTATTGGTGTTATTTATTGCTGCTCAAATAGCTCACATGGGATCTTACTACAAAAATATTTGGTTTATgttttggatattaatattggctaagattAACCCAACTTTATTATAAAATTCGATTGTATAAGCCTAGTTCTAAATTTTGGGTTATACAGTCATCTCCTTGTCCTGAATGCTCTTTGGCCGTGGAATTTAGTCAATCTAGTGAGTATTTAAATCTAATCCGAAATAGCATTTTTTAAAGCTCGAAAAATGGATGTTCAGACTCCTTATATTTATTGATTTTACACCCCTCCCCCCTTTTTACTATCCAGATCTGCCCCCCTTTTTTATatttctcttttcttcttctcctttctttctCTCCCTTACACCTCGTCTCTTCCACCCCCCGTCCCCCTATTTTCTGGTGCATTGATCTAGCCTAGCGGCGGTGACGTTGGCGGCTGAGACAATTTTCCGGCGAGCCTCGGGCGAAGCGGGCGAGAACTTCCAAAATATAGCTATTGTGGATAACACCTTTCTCGGCACTCGTTGTGACTTCAGGTTCTATTGTTCTTGCTTCGAATTTAATATTCTACTcgcgggagttggtacctcctGTTTTCCAGTTTCCCTTTGTTGTGTGAGTTAAATTGTTGTCATCTTACTTCGTATTAGTTTATTCACCGTATTAGTGTGCCTGTTGTTGCAACTTGTCTTCTTTTGGTTTGGTCTGTTGCCTTGTGTGTGATAGTGATTTCCCTTACTCTGTCGTTGGTATAGTGGTTTTGGTCTAGGGTGGTCGactgaggtcatgtcctcggggggaaCGGGGGGTGGGGCAGGAGGTAGGGCACGGTTTAGGGGGTGGGGCAGGAGGAaagggaggtaaagggaacaagggtgtctGTTGGTtaagaattgggtcatggaacttaggtacattgacgggtaaatctatagagttggcgaagatcctccagaagaggatggtcaatatagcgtgtgtccaggagacaaggtgggtagggtcgagggcgagggacgcagacgggtataaactttggtactcaggagtccagaaaggtaagaatggagtgggcatcttggtggatagggaacttagagagtatgtggttgaggttagacgagtgaatgatagattgatgattattaatttggtggttggagagtgcaccctaaacgtcgttagcgcctatgcgccgcatgtgggcctagatgaggaggttaaacggtgcttctgggaagggttagatgagattgtgtGCCAGGTTCTGCCTGCTGAGAAGTTATTCATAGGAGcggatttcaatgggcatattgggttgacagcaggtggttatggcgaggtgcacagaggcttcggttttggggagaggaacggaggaggtacatcgttgttggacttcgctaaggcttttgggttggtgattgtgAACTCTAGCTTTCGgaagagggaggggcatttggttacttttcaaaatgcggtggcgaagactcacattgactatctcctcctcaggaggtgtgacagagggttgtgcaagtATTGCAAGGTGATTTtgggtgagatactcgcgacgcagcataggatcttggtgatggacgttggtattatgttaaagaggagaaaaaggtctactcgaggaagaccgagaatcaggtggggagccttaactaaggataaagcccaagcatTGGAGGGGCAGTTGTCGGCTATGGGATCTTGGAGAagcagtggtgacgcgagcactatgtggtcagcgacaacagactgtattagggaggctgcgagagaggtgttaggggtctcaaCGGGCGTCTCttgtgggcacaaaggagactggtggtggaatgaagtgatctaaggtaaagtggaagcaaagaaggcggcgtacctgaagttagcgGGGAGCATAGGTGAAGAGGAGAGGCGAgcgtgcatggagaggtataaggcagctaggaaggagACTAAGTTGGCAGTCATGGAGGCTAAGACTGCaacttatggtcgtatgtacgaggaattggggaaaaggtggggagaagaagttattccggatggccaagttgagagagaggaaggctcgggatttggaccaagtgagatgcatcaaggacgaagatggtagagtattgatggaagatgcccagattaagaggagatggcagacttactttcataaacttctgaatgaagaaggggatcgggataatgtgctaggcgaattggagcattccgagagtcaccgtgactttagGTACTGCAGGCATATCGAGGTttaggaggtcgtgggagctatgcgtaagatgactAGGGGAAGAGCGACCATGCCAGACGAGATTccagtggaattttggaagtgtgtggggagagcaggtttggagtggttgactaggttgtttaatgttatttttaaggcgaagaggatgccggatgagtgaaggtggagtacggtggttctattgtataagaacaaaggtgatatccagagttgtaacaattataggggtatcaaattactgagtcataccatgaaagtgtgggagagggtggttgaagcgagggtgaggataaCAGTAtctatatccgacaaccagttcgggttcatgccgggtcgttcgactacagaagctatacaccttgttagaaggttggtgaaACTGTACAGATAGAGAAAGAatgatctgcacatggtgtttattgacctagagaaagcgtatgacatggttcttagagaagttctctggagatgcctgaaGGCAAAAGGTGTATTGGTTCCCTATATTAtggtgattaaggatatgtatgatggggctaagactcgggttaggacagtaggaggcgactctgagcatttttcgattgtaatggggttacaccaaggttctgcgctcagtccgttcttattcacCCTGGTGAtagacgcgttaacacaccatattcaaggggatgtgccatggtacatgctattcgccgatgacatagttctgattgatgagtcgcgagccggtgttaacgagaggctagaggtttggagacacGCTCTTGAGTccaagggtttcaagctgagcaagaCGAAgatggaatacctggagtgtaagttcagcgttgagccaggggaagtgggcgtggatgtgaggcttgattcgcaggtcatcccgagtagaggcagcttcaagtaccttggttcgatTATCCAGGGGATatgggagatcgacgaggatgtcacacaccgtattggggtaggatggatgaagtggaggttagcatctggagtcctgtgtgacaaaagagtgccactgatactcaaaggtaagttctataaagcggtggttagaccggccatgatgtatggggctgagtgttggcccgttaagaactaacatatccaaaagatgaaagtagcagaaatgaggatgttgcggtggatatGCGGGCATACTAGGacagataagattaggaatgatgatattcaggagaaggtgcacgtggctcccattgatgacaagatgcaggaagtgaggcttagatggttcggacatgttcagaggagaagcccagatgctccggtacagaggtgtgagcggctggttgtggaggacacgagaagaggtagagggaggcctaagaagtattggggagaagtgatcaggcaggatatggcgaggctctagattttcgaggacatgacacttgataggaagatgtggaggtcgagtattagggttgtaggttaggaggtagttgagtcgtaccttacttcgtaccattgtgggactagtcaTGTAGgggttttgtctaagatagctagtgacaatattatgtcttactatttcgcttttcagtgcaagtcctatttactagctatcgcttttgctttgcatctttcttctagatttcatggtgttcct of Nicotiana tomentosiformis chromosome 7, ASM39032v3, whole genome shotgun sequence contains these proteins:
- the LOC138896121 gene encoding uncharacterized protein; protein product: MALQRMRTKTRIPSIKVVTASSVLIVPQRIFLVLPAEKLFIGADFNGHIGLTAGGYGEVHRGFGFGERNGGGTSLLDFAKAFGLVIVNSSFRKREGHLVTFQNAVAKTHIDYLLLRRCDRGLCKYCKVILGEILATQHRILVMDVGIMLKRRKRSTRGRPRIRWGALTKDKAQALEGQLSAMGSWRSSGDASTMWSATTDCIREAAREVLGVSTGVSCGHKGDWWWNEVI